The Candidatus Woesearchaeota archaeon sequence GTTTTGATAAAGGACAGATCGGAAGCGCAAAAGATGACACCCTTTCTCAGGTTCTTCGCTATAAAGGTGTCTTTGATATTAACGAATTGTACAAAATTGTCCATGATTGGCTTATTTCGAGAGGATATCAAGTGCACGAATCTAAATACAAAAGCATTATGCTGCAAACAGGTGGCAAAGAGCGTTCCTTTGACTGGAACGCGCATAGAAAGGTGACTGATTTTGTCATGTATTGGATGAACATTCATTTTCAGTTTCAGGACGTTATGGACATTGACGTGGTCAAAGATGGCCAAACAAAAAAATTACAAAGAGGACTTATTCTTATTCGAATTACTCCTGGTTTAGAAGTTGATTTCGCGGAACGTATGGGGAGGAGCAAATTCCACAAAACCATGATGTCTTTTCTTATGACTCACATGTGGAAGAAAAAGTATGATACGCTTTGGGAAGATAAGCTTCGTTTTAAGTCTTACGAACTCATGAACGTTATTAAAGAATCATTGAACTTTATGACGAAAGGGAATGAACATTATGATGTGTGGTGAAGTTTTTCTCTAAAACTTCCTCTCCAAAAGCTTTATATAAAGAAACCTCCTTAAACTGCCTAAAATGGTTGAACGAAGAATTGTTGTCGATACCTTACGATTAAACTATCAAGGCTTACTTGATGTGAACGAGTTCTATAGAGTCATGGATAAATGGTTCAGAGAAAAAGGATTTGATAAATTTGAAAAAAGAAATTTTGAGCAAGTTCTCAAAGAAGGCCGGCAGATAGAGATTGAGATTGAACCATGGAAAAAAGTTAACGATTACGCAAAAGAAGTTATGAAGATAGTATTTCTTTTCACGAACATTAAAGATGTTGTGGTTATGAAGGACAACCACCGCGTCAATATGCAGCAGGGAAAGGTCGCGATTACTTTTAATGGATACCTTGAAACAGATTGGGAAAGCAAATGGGAAGGAAAGCCGATTATCTTCTTCATGCGCGCTGTTTTTGATCAATACATTTACAAAATTAATACAGATAAATTTTACTCTCTCGTCGCGGAGGATACCATGCACTTGTACAATATGCTTAAAGCATATCTGAACATGCAACGATACTATTAGGATTCCTTTCACTATCTTAGATTTTGAGAAAATAAAAAAAACAGAAACCGGGGTGGTTTTTATGGGTTTATTAGAAACGTATACAGATAAAGGAAAAGGTGTTTTGTATTATTATTTCGATTGGTGTTTGGAGTGTTGTTCCTCATGCACGGTCTCATGAAGTTTGGGATTCCCAGCGGTACAGCAGTGGATCTTGCAAGCATGATGGGTGTTGCGGGCGTTCTTGAACTCGCGATTAGTGTTCTATTGATCCTTGGTCTCTTCACGCGACTTGGAGCACTTGTTGGCGTTGTTGAAATGCTTGTCGCGTATTTTATGGTGCACTTTCCACAGGGCATGAACCCTCTCTCCAATGGTGGAGAGCTTGCGTTGCTCTTCTTTGGCGCATTCCTCGTTGTCCTTGTCTATGGCAATGGAGAATTCAGTGTTGAAAGCGCATTGATGAAGAAAGAAACATTTTAGTTTTTCTTTTATTTTTTACTTATCTATCTTTTTGTGGGGGGTTTTCATGAATTTTATTTTGCAAAATTTCTTGTTGCAGATGAGTTCACTCCTGCTTGGAGTTCTTGGTGGTTCTTTCTTGTCTGTCCTTGCACAAGAAGAAATTTCTCTCTATAAAAAGAAAATTGATGTTTTGACTTCTCTGTTCTCTTTCACTATTCTTCTTGCTCCTGCTCTCTTTTTTCTTTATTTCTCTGATTTCAAGAAAATACTTCCTTTTTTTGTTCTTTTTTTGGTTTATGTTTTTCTTTTTTGGAGAACAAAGGATAAAAAAGAGGATATTTTTCGAGGATTTCTGTATATTTCCCCGCTGACACTCTTTCTGGCGAGTGCGGATAAGGATGTATTTTTTCTTACGCTTTCGCTCTTTCTTGTTGTCGTAGTTTTGTGGGTTGTTTCTCTTTTTCCCTCTCTTGAAAAAATGAGTTTTTGGAGAAAGTGTATATTCCTCGCACAAGAATTTTCAGGATTTATTTTCATGACTGCGCTTGTTTACTTGATCACTGCATTCTCTCTTTTCTTCTAAAATCGTTTTATTACAAAATAAAAAATATTTAGGGATTCAAAAGGACAGAATGGCGATTCTTTTGTGTGTTTAGCGATTTGAGAATTGGTTTCTGTTTGTTTCTACTCTTTCAACGTATTAACATACTCTTCCAACGCATCGTACATCTCTTTATACGCTGCCGCGACGAAGATAATCGAGCCTGCCTGCTTATGGCCTCCACCAGAAACCTGCGCGTAGGGAAATTTCTTTTTGCATAATGTAATAAATTGATTGACATCAAAATCCTTGATCTCTTTATTACAGCGAAAATTGAATGAGGATGATCCAATTCCTACGACGAGTGCCTTCTTATTTTGATCCGCGAAATGCTGGCTCACTAACCCGATTGATTTTCCTCGTGGAGGATACGCGTTTCTGCTCGTGCTTAATTGTTCAATAGGCACTTTCACAAAGAGGAAATGCTTCTTCTCAACAACTTCCGCGAATGTAAGACAAGAGCTTAGTTGCGCGGTAAACAATTTATCCAGTTGCTTTTCTGCAAGCGCTAATAATTTGTGCTGTTTCTTTTCATCTCTTCCTAGAATATCTTGCACAATCTCTCTTCCTGATGTTGGACCAAGAATGTGCGCTTCATAATCCAACGCGCTCGCGACTTTGTGGACAAACTCTTTCGCAAAGCCGTGATGGCTAGCCATTGCCATGTATTTTTTGTATTCTTCGCTCGCGACTTTGTCCGCTGTTCCTGACACTGCCGCGATAAAATAAAAGTGGTGTGGATAATTGTTCTTCGTTTCCTCGCAAATAAGATGCCCAATCTCCGCGCACAGCATTCCCGCGCTGAAATCATACGTTGATCCCACAAGATGCGGATTAATGTGCACTTCTGTTGCCTGCGTGATGTGCTCATCAGCGGGATGATGATCGACGACCGCGACTGTTGCTCCATAGATTTTTACTTTTTGTATCGCCGCAAGGCTTTCTCCTCCTGATCCAAAGTCGAGAAGGAGGATGAGTGGCGCTTTCATTTCAAACTGTTCCGCGTTTCTCAGAAATGTTTGGATGTCTTTTGTCGCGTCTTCATACGCATAGTATGGGGTGAGTGAGGGAAGCCGCTGGTAATAATATGAAACATCTCTTTCTCGTCGATGTTGCGCAGCTATTAAAGGGAGAAGCGCGCGCTCTAACGCAATTCCCGCGGTATAGCCATCCGCGTCCGCGTGATGCCTAATGAGAATAGGTTGCTTTGCTTCCAATGTTTTTTTGAGCAGCTCTATAAGTTCATGAATTTTTGGTTTTAATTT is a genomic window containing:
- a CDS encoding DoxX family protein, which translates into the protein MHGLMKFGIPSGTAVDLASMMGVAGVLELAISVLLILGLFTRLGALVGVVEMLVAYFMVHFPQGMNPLSNGGELALLFFGAFLVVLVYGNGEFSVESALMKKETF